The following are encoded together in the Erwinia sp. E602 genome:
- a CDS encoding ABC transporter ATP-binding protein has product MLQRQENGAGHAALPSEQGIVVDRLSVGYGRQVVVDGVSLTIPQGKMTVLAGANGCGKSTLLSTIARMLLPLGGSVRLDGKAIHQQPTREIARRLGMLPQTPLLPDGLTVFELVSRGRYPWQGFMRQWSDADQQAVAEALRLTDTDALAHLPVESLSGGQRQRCWIAMALAQQTDTILLDEPTTYLDLRYQVEILELLQTLTREHGRTVVVVLHDMNFAVNYADRLVFLKAGRLHAVVAEGETCSAELIEAVFDVQVQTAINPLTQKPFFIPFPQRQGSAG; this is encoded by the coding sequence ATGTTACAACGGCAGGAAAACGGAGCAGGTCACGCGGCGCTGCCGTCAGAGCAGGGGATCGTTGTCGATCGCCTGTCCGTCGGCTATGGCCGCCAGGTGGTGGTGGATGGCGTCAGCCTGACCATTCCGCAGGGGAAAATGACCGTGCTGGCCGGGGCCAACGGCTGTGGCAAGTCCACCCTGCTGAGCACCATCGCGCGCATGCTGCTGCCGCTGGGCGGCAGCGTGCGGCTGGACGGTAAAGCCATTCATCAGCAGCCGACCCGTGAGATCGCCCGCCGGCTCGGCATGCTGCCGCAGACGCCGCTGCTGCCGGACGGGCTGACGGTGTTTGAGCTGGTCTCCCGTGGGCGCTATCCGTGGCAGGGCTTTATGCGCCAGTGGTCGGACGCCGACCAGCAGGCGGTGGCCGAAGCGCTGCGCCTGACCGACACCGACGCGCTGGCGCACCTGCCGGTCGAGAGTCTCTCCGGCGGGCAGCGCCAGCGCTGCTGGATTGCCATGGCGCTGGCGCAGCAGACCGATACCATCCTGCTTGATGAACCGACCACGTACCTCGATCTGCGCTATCAGGTGGAGATCCTCGAACTGTTGCAGACGCTGACCCGTGAGCATGGCCGCACGGTGGTGGTGGTGCTGCACGATATGAACTTTGCGGTTAACTATGCCGATCGGCTGGTGTTTCTGAAAGCCGGGCGGCTGCATGCCGTGGTGGCCGAAGGTGAGACCTGCAGTGCCGAACTGATTGAGGCGGTGTTTGACGTGCAGGTGCAGACGGCGATTAACCCGCTGACGCAGAAACCGTTCTTTATTCCGTTCCCGCAGCGCCAGGGTAGCGCCGGATGA
- a CDS encoding iron ABC transporter permease — MNPLQTAQLRRRARAALSTLSLLGLLLLAVVFHLGIGARSIGPATVLQALFDYQPRNFDHRVIVDLRLLRLVAALLTGAALGVAGVLLQAVVRNPLGEPHLLGLNAGAALAVVLSSALGLSGSGLFGLRPLVAAAGGGALFALVMLLASAGRSGLTPLKVTLCGVALSAFASAIAAAVLILDEQTLLAMRTWLAGDLAGQRWPAAAAAAIPALTGVLLALAIAPRLNMLALGDRAASGLGVPVARTRFIALLAAALLCGAAVSLAGPVGFIGLVVPQLVRRAVGNDLRVVLPLSALAGALLLLLADIAARTLLAPQELATGIMTALVGAPVFILIAARTFK; from the coding sequence ATGAACCCGCTGCAGACGGCGCAGCTGCGCCGCCGGGCGCGCGCGGCGCTGAGCACCCTGAGCCTGCTCGGCCTGCTGCTGCTGGCAGTGGTTTTCCATCTCGGTATCGGTGCCCGCAGCATCGGCCCCGCGACGGTGCTGCAGGCGCTGTTCGACTATCAGCCGCGTAACTTTGATCATCGGGTCATCGTCGATCTGCGCCTGCTGCGGCTGGTGGCCGCGCTGTTGACCGGCGCGGCGCTCGGCGTGGCCGGCGTGCTGCTGCAGGCGGTGGTGCGCAATCCGCTGGGTGAACCGCACCTGCTGGGGCTGAACGCCGGGGCGGCGCTGGCGGTGGTGCTGAGCAGCGCGCTCGGTCTCAGCGGCAGCGGGCTGTTCGGCCTGCGGCCGCTGGTGGCCGCCGCCGGGGGCGGTGCGCTGTTTGCGCTGGTGATGCTGCTGGCCTCCGCCGGGCGCAGCGGGCTGACGCCGCTCAAGGTCACGCTGTGCGGGGTGGCGCTGTCGGCCTTTGCCTCGGCGATCGCCGCGGCGGTGCTGATCCTCGATGAGCAGACGCTGCTGGCGATGCGCACCTGGCTGGCTGGCGACCTCGCCGGCCAGCGCTGGCCCGCCGCCGCTGCGGCCGCTATCCCTGCGCTGACCGGCGTGCTGCTGGCGCTGGCGATCGCCCCGCGGCTGAATATGCTGGCACTGGGCGATCGCGCCGCCAGTGGCCTGGGGGTGCCGGTGGCGCGCACCCGTTTTATCGCGCTGCTGGCCGCCGCGCTGCTGTGCGGTGCCGCAGTATCGCTGGCCGGGCCGGTGGGCTTTATCGGCCTGGTGGTGCCGCAGCTGGTGCGGCGTGCGGTGGGCAACGATCTGCGCGTGGTGCTGCCCCTCTCGGCGCTGGCCGGGGCGCTGCTGCTGCTGCTGGCGGATATCGCCGCACGCACGCTGCTGGCCCCGCAGGAGCTGGCCACCGGGATTATGACCGCGCTGGTGGGCGCGCCGGTGTTTATCCTGATCGCCGCAAGGACTTTTAAATGA